GTAAGAAGTGATCCGAAACACCCTCTGCTCTAACAGAAGCAATTGGAAGAACAAAGTCTCCAACCTTTAGTGATGGGTGCACAGAACCAGCGAGTCCTAGAAATAAAACGGCCTTTGGATTTACCACGGAAACGAGCTCTCCGATTAGAGCTGCCATAGCAGAGCCAACACCAAATTCAATAATCGTCACTTGAGCTTTCTTTGACGATGAAGCTTTAAAGGCTGAACCTTTTGTATACTTAGCATCATCTAAGAGAACATTGAATCTCTCAATGTAGTAATGAAAATTCGTAAGAATTATTTGTTGTTGAAAATCTTTAAGATCATGCCCTGTATATCTTTCAAGCATATCAATTGCGATTTTTTCTTTTTCTTTATTCCAGTGAATTCTTCTGGCGCGAAGTTTAGCCTTCTTCTCTTCAACAGAGTTTACTTGACGCTTTGTCGACAAACGTACGAGTGCGTACGGATCTACCGATGCCGCTAACTCACTACTTGCAGAAGACTTAACTTTTAAAGTACTCGCCTTTTTGCTTTTCTTTAGCTTAGAACTCACTGAACTCTTTGAAGAAGTTTTCTTTTTTGTAACCTTTTTCTTCTTCACTGCGGACTTAGTGGTTTTTTTCGCTGTCTTTCCTTTGACGGCCATAGTCGTAAAATCCTTTTTAATTAAAAAAATACAATAATAAAATGTACCACTTGGCCCTTTTTATTGACAACACCTAAGTGACTAAAATCCCCATAAAAGCAAATAAAGCCCTCATTGACGCCAAGGGCCACAGATTGAGTAGCTATTTGAATTTTTGCTTGTCAGAGTGGGTCATTTTTCTTAGTATGGGGAAACTTAAATCAAAGATAACACATAGCAAAAGGATATCTCATGGGAATGGGTAGAAAGAGAACAGTTACAAAAATGAAGCAAAGAAAAGGTCAAGCGAAGAAAAAAGCTAGAATCCTTAAAAGAATCGAAGCTGGTAAAAAGTAGGGCCTATAAAGCCTTACTTTTCTTTTAAAAATTCATAAAGAAACTTTCCATTATATTCTGGATTTTCCCCAGTTTCAAAAATATAAAACTCACTTACTAATATTACTTTGAACATCGCAATCACTCTATAAATTGCAATCTTTGTTTTTCGAAAGAAATCTCTTATTCCTGTTTCCCAGAAATATTCAAAAATCATTGGGAGTCCAAATCCAATAACCATATTGAAAATAAGGTAATAAACTTTTTGAAAGATATTCGCCCTATAGATCCTGCACTTTGGCCCTTTAATTCTCTTTCCCTGGAAAAAGATTTGGATCTCATTTGGATTATCACTCGCAATCTTATTTACTATTCCTTCAACTGAGATCAATTTCTTTGTTCCATACTCCTGCCTCACCATTTTGTAGATATTTTCATTTGGATTTATTATTTCTTTAATAATTTCTGGATAAGCGCCAAGCCTTAAGGGAAAAGGTCTTACTCTCCCATCTTTCCCAATAATAGGAATATCATCAGAAATAAGTTCTACTTCTTTGTAGTTCAAAAGATGTGATAAGAGAGTGCTCTTACCTCCGCCCATATTCATCATAAAAATAGAGTCAACCCTACCTAAACGAAATGCCATTGCATGAACCCTATGCAATCTCTCTAGATCCATTCTCTTTCCAATACGGGAAAGTATAATCAGATACGTAAGTTCATGAAGGAGATTTAAATCTTCTGAATAAATCTCTACTTCTTCCTGTTCGTAATTCATTATTGTAAGCGCTTTGCCACGATAATTATTATAGCGAACACTCCCCTCATCAAATGTCGTAGAATATTTTCTATCAAATACTGGTTTAACATTAGGAATTTTATTAAGAGGAGCTCTCAGATTATGGATATAGATTTTAAGAAATGGATCTTCTTTTTCAAGGTTTACTTTGAAGTGAGAGAAGTCTTTCTCAAGCTTTAACTGAATTTCAGAGCTATCACTTTCAACACAGACGGCTAGCCCATAAAAATTAAATTTATTACGAAATTTAGTTAACATATGTTTATAATAAGACAAAACAATATTTAGCAAAAGTTTATTATGGCATATTCAATTATAATTGTAACTTATGAGAGAACTGAACTACTTCAGAAGTGTATTTCTGAAATTAGAAAGCAATCTCCCCAAACTCCTATTTATGTGGGAATTAATGGAAGCGATAGTAAGTCTACTCAATATTTACAAAGTATTTCTCAGGTCACTTGTAAATCATTTCCAAAGATAACACCCGGGGAAGTAAGAAATGAGCTCATCAAGCTTGTAGAGACACCTTGGATTTGCTTTCTAGATGACGATATTATTCCTTGTGAAAACTACTTCAAAATGGCCGAAGACAATATCACAATGAAGTCTCTCGATATTTTTGGAGGTCCTGATACTTCTTACCCAAATGAAGACAAATTCGAACAGGCCATATCACTCGCACTAACGTCTCCTTTAGCAACGGCCCACTCACGAAAGAGACATACTGTCTCAACAGAGTTTAAATCTTCAGCAACTGAGCAAGACTACATTCTTTGTAATCTTTGGATGAAAACTTCTATCTTTCAAAAAGAGGGCAACTCATTTGATTCGAGATTCTTTCGAAATGAAGAAAATGTTCTACTTAATAAGGTATTAAGAGAGGGAAAGATTGCACATTATTATGGGCAATTCTATGTTCATCATAAGAGAAAGAATAATTTAATTTATATGATTCTTACGGTGATGAAGAGTGCAAACT
The sequence above is a segment of the Halobacteriovorax sp. JY17 genome. Coding sequences within it:
- a CDS encoding AMP nucleosidase, which encodes MAVKGKTAKKTTKSAVKKKKVTKKKTSSKSSVSSKLKKSKKASTLKVKSSASSELAASVDPYALVRLSTKRQVNSVEEKKAKLRARRIHWNKEKEKIAIDMLERYTGHDLKDFQQQIILTNFHYYIERFNVLLDDAKYTKGSAFKASSSKKAQVTIIEFGVGSAMAALIGELVSVVNPKAVLFLGLAGSVHPSLKVGDFVLPIASVRAEGVSDHFLPPQVPALPTFKVQKFVSQILVEHGHDYRTGTIHSTDFRFWEFDDRFKQNLIEERVLAVEMETAALFTACFVSKVNIGALLLISDCPMKKGGIKTKSSAKEVFKKYTDIHIELGIEAMADIAERGEKVRHYNW
- a CDS encoding glycosyltransferase family 2 protein; this translates as MAYSIIIVTYERTELLQKCISEIRKQSPQTPIYVGINGSDSKSTQYLQSISQVTCKSFPKITPGEVRNELIKLVETPWICFLDDDIIPCENYFKMAEDNITMKSLDIFGGPDTSYPNEDKFEQAISLALTSPLATAHSRKRHTVSTEFKSSATEQDYILCNLWMKTSIFQKEGNSFDSRFFRNEENVLLNKVLREGKIAHYYGQFYVHHKRKNNLIYMILTVMKSANFRAKSFLIFPKTFQMIYLAPSFAFLYLIYVSLRPSLINLVPVALYLLTLIFFSLKICSRHKKMSLLLHVLIIQGLINISYGIGFISPPRTTK